Proteins from one Ricinus communis isolate WT05 ecotype wild-type chromosome 9, ASM1957865v1, whole genome shotgun sequence genomic window:
- the LOC8260715 gene encoding pentatricopeptide repeat-containing protein At4g20740 — MPPQSLPPPKPYFFYGHRKPSQNRPVVRGGLFSNRQIIKPQNSIKPKNPVPFDLQNWDPQNPCPSSKSPPLSQNHSLSTLSQRLSPISRFIRDAFRKNSNKWGPPVVAELRKLRRVTPDLVSEVLKVENDPHLASQFFHWAGKQKGYRHNFASYNAYAYCLNRSSFFRAADQLPELMDSQGKPPTEKQFEILIRMHSDANRGLRVYHVYQKMKKFGVKPRAFLYNRIMDALIKTAHLDLALVVYDDFKSDGLVEDSVTYMILIKGLCKFGRIDEMLEVLGKMRANLCKPDVFAYTAMVKVLIGQGNLDGCLQVWEEMKRDGVNPDVMAYATVVTGLCKGGRVAEGYELFKEMKENKVLIDRAIYGVLIEAFVKDGKIGSACDLLQGLVDSGYRADLGIYNSLIEGLCNVKRVDKARKLFQIMVQEGLELDFKTVNPMLVSYAEMKRMDEFCKLLVQMERLGFSVMDDISKLFSFLVRREEIITLALEVFEELKVKGYISVLIYNTLMEALLKVGEVRKALSLFSEMKDLNCEPDSNTYSIAVICFVEDGNIQEACVCHNKIIEMSSVPSVAAYCSLTKGLCDIGEIDEAMMLVRDCLGNVTSGPMEFKYTLTVLHVCRSGDAEKVIEVLNEMMHENCPPNEVILSAIISGMCKHGTLEEARKVFTNLRERKLLTEAKTIFYDEILIEHMKKKTADLVVSGLKFFGLESKLRAKGCTLLST; from the coding sequence ATGCCACCCCAATCACTGCCACCACCGAAACCCTACTTCTTCTACGGCCACCGCAAACCCTCCCAAAACCGCCCTGTCGTCCGCGGCGGTCTCTTCTCCAACCGCCAAATCATAAAACCACAAAACTCCATAAAACCCAAAAATCCCGTGCCGTTTGACCTCCAAAATTGGGACCCACAAAATCCATGTCCCTCTTCAAAGTCTCCACCTTTATCCCAGAACCACTCCCTTTCCACTCTTTCCCAACGCCTCTCCCCGATCTCCCGCTTTATCCGCGACGCTTTCCGTAAAAATAGCAACAAATGGGGCCCGCCAGTCGTTGCTGAACTTCGCAAGCTTCGCCGTGTGACGCCTGACCTCGTCTCCGAAGTTCTTAAAGTTGAAAATGACCCTCATTTAGCTTCCCAATTCTTTCACTGGGCAGGTAAGCAGAAAGGGTACAGGCATAATTTCGCTTCTTATAATGCTTATGCTTACTGTTTAAATAGAAGTAGCTTTTTTCGAGCTGCTGATCAGTTACCTGAGTTGATGGATTCTCAAGGGAAGCCACCTACTGAGAAACagtttgagattttgattagAATGCATTCTGATGCTAATAGAGGGCTTAGAGTTTATCATGTGTATCAAAAGATGAAGAAATTTGGAGTCAAACCTCGTGCTTTCTTGTATAATAGAATTATGGATGCTCTAATTAAAACGGCTCATTTAGACTTGGCATTAGTAGTTTATGATGACTTTAAGAGTGATGGTTTGGTGGAAGATAGTGTTACATATATGATTTTGATAAAAGGGTTGTGTAAATTTGGTAGGATTGACGAAATGTTGGAGGTTTTGGGAAAAATGAGGGCAAATCTGTGTAAACCAGATGTTTTTGCATACACGGCAATGGTTAAGGTGTTGATTGGACAAGGGAATTTGGATGGCTGTTTGCAGGTCTGGGAGGAGATGAAGAGAGATGGAGTGAATCCTGATGTGATGGCTTATGCGACTGTAGTCACAGGATTGTGTAAAGGTGGAAGGGTAGCGGAGGGTTATGAGTTGTTTAAGGAAATGAAGGAGAATAAAGTTTTGATTGATAGGGCAATTTATGGTGTATTAATTGAAGCATTTGTCAAAGATGGAAAGATCGGATCAGCTTGTGATTTGTTGCAGGGTTTGGTTGATTCTGGGTATAGGGCTGATTTGGGAATCTACAATTCACTCATTGAAGGTCTGTGTAATGTGAAGCGGGTTGATAAGGCTCGTAAGCTCTTTCAGATTATGGTTCAAGAGGGTCTTGAACTAGATTTCAAGACAGTGAATCCCATGCTGGTGTCTTATGCAGAGATGAAAAGGATGGATGAATTTTGCAAGCTGCTTGTTCAGATGGAGAGGTTGGGATTTTCTGTTATGGATGATATTtccaaattattttcttttctggttAGGAGAGAGGAAATTATTACATTGGCCTTGGAAGTTTTTGAAGAATTGAAAGTGAAAGGTTATATAAGTGTTTTAATCTATAATACTCTTATGGAGGCACTCCTCAAGGTTGGGGAGGTGAGAAAGGCATTATCCCTTTTTAGTGAAATGAAGGATTTAAATTGTGAACCTGATTCAAACACTTATAGCATTGCAGTTATATGTTTTGTCGAAGATGGAAATATACAAGAGGCTTGTGTGTGCCATAACAAAATAATCGAGATGTCTTCCGTCCCTTCTGTTGCTGCCTATTGTTCTCTCACGAAAGGACTTTGTGATATTGGAGAGATTGATGAAGCCATGATGCTTGTACGTGATTGCTTAGGGAATGTTACAAGTGGGCCTATGGAGTTCAAGTACACTCTTACAGTTCTTCACGTATGTAGATCAGGTGATGCTGAAAAGGTGATTGAAGTACTGAATGAAATGATGCATGAGAATTGTCCTCCCAATGAGGTTATTCTTTCTGCTATTATCTCTGGAATGTGCAAGCATGGGACATTGGAAGAGGCAAGAAAGGTGTTCACAAATTTGAGAGAGCGGAAACTTCTGACAGAAGCCAAGAcaattttttatgatgaaaTATTGATTGAACACATGAAGAAGAAGACAGCTGACTTAGTGGTGTCCGGATTGAAGTTTTTTGGTCTGGAATCTAAGTTGAGAGCAAAAGGATGCACACTTCTCTCAACCTGA
- the LOC107260726 gene encoding uncharacterized protein LOC107260726: MGNWRNRRRFFYHQYRDPASSYYNHQEPPPPYPGFAEDGVPSWEKKFCSLIGSVPWQKIVNVKKFMYCHDIVINWNDSAGADAFQNAKKRFWADINRLPCQISLPDPDMYVDDINWHPDIDPELVKELERAFFAPEEGENNDNVECKNKKARHFLSVPSEGWNRNPDEVRIPWECEDEGGSNVAVEEKTRGWNQWRISTNSSRNVNNGDTPWVSHFTQGNEAVEGKTWGNCADKLQGWSGSVHNQAKDWGSCNLTNDDKPWGHSYLKGTWGESSGKLWGWSHKGNQVNQSKEWDSGGNPWEHSSQGVVLVKDNVWGNSNHISWGKNKQVGKFSHGENSRQSNLAQGSRDQKDRQGRGSRGNEHGWIRWHNPYRDLKDLELGQRSGGRRTWDDRMREGSHEYVTGHKHTRVEGNDYHQAGHRWNGGATKKRVSFGYE; this comes from the exons ATGGGCAATTGGAGAAATCGTCGTAGATTCTTCTACCATCAATATAGAGATCCAGCTTCATCTTACTACAACCATCAAGAACCCCCTCCTCCTTATCCTG GATTTGCTGAAGATGGTGTGCCTTCATGGGAGAAGAAGTTCTGTTCTTTGATTGGATCAGTACCATGGCAGAAGATTGTAAATGTTAAGAAGTTTATGTACTGCCATGATATTGTAATCAACTGGAATGATTCTGCTGGTGCAGATGCATTTCAAAATGCGAAAAAACGTTTTTGGGCAGATATCAATCGCCTCCCTTGTCAAATCTCTCTGCCGGATCCAGATATGTACGTTGATGACATAAACTGGCATCCCGATATTGATCCTGAATTAGTAAAGGAGTTAGAGCGAGCATTTTTTGCTCCTGAAGAAGGAGAAAACAATGACAATGTAGAGTGTAAAAACAAAAAGGCTAGACACTTTCTCTCTGTTCCTTCAGAAGGTTGGAACAGGAATCCAGATGAAGTTAGAATTCCTTGGGAATGTGAAGACGAGGGGGGAAGTAATGTAGCTGTGGAAGAAAAGACACGGGGCTGGAATCAGTGGCGTATTAGCACAAATAGTTCTAGAAATGTAAATAATGGTGATACCCCATGGGTCAGTCACTTCACACAAGGAAATGAAGCTGTGGAGGGCAAAACATGGGGAAATTGTGCTGATAAATTACAAGGATGGAGTGGCAGTGTACATAATCAGGCGAAGGATTGGGGCAGCTGCAATTTAACTAATGATGATAAGCCCTGGGGTCACAGCTATCTGAAGGGCACATGGGGAGAGAGTAGTGGTAAATTATGGGGATGGAGCCACAAAGGAAACCAAGTTAATCAGTCAAAGGAATGGGATAGTGGTGGCAATCCATGGGAGCACAGCAGTCAGGGTGTTGTCCTTGTGAAGGACAATGTATGGGGCAACTCAAATCATATCTCTTGGGGCAAAAATAAGCAGGTGGGGAAATTTAGTCATGGTGAAAACTCTCGGCAGAGCAACCTTGCTCAAGGCAGTCGAGACCAGAAAGATAGACAGGGGAGAGGTAGTAGGGGGAATGAGCATGGTTGGATACGGTGGCACAATCCTTATAGGGATCTGAAAGACTTAGAATTAGGACAAAGGAGTGGTGGTCGGCGAACCTGGGATGATCGTATGAGAGAAGGTAGCCATGAATATGTTACTGGTCACAAACATACAAGAGTTGAAGGGAATGATTATCATCAAGCAGGTCATCGCTGGAATGGTGGTGCAACAAAGAAGAGAGTTAGTTTTGGTTATGAGTAG
- the LOC8260716 gene encoding protein IQ-DOMAIN 11 has protein sequence MAKRSWFNLIRRFFTPDTQGNQEKKNKRRKWVFFGKMKVKSRLPPISAPSPPRARTTTLTQAEEQQSKRALNVALATAAAAEAAVAAAHAATEVVLLTGVPQSTHQCREETKKEHSTTKVQADTLHSIHQCEKKIQEFAAIKIQTAFRGFLARKALHALKGIVKLQAIIRGRNVRRQAMNTLKCLQSIVNIQSQVSAKRIQMVEGTCDSDENKQFQQMSDKIIKMDTNSQRRWDGSIFTKEEAEALFLSKKDAAIKRERIREYAFNHRNSAESERNKVNGRWRYWLEQWVDTQVSKSKELEDLDTVLTSTPKPRVEYRGKQLKLRGLQRQYNIEGLDSPLAAPKRSFHRKQCSLGEDNSFSRSPIVPTYMAATESAKAKARSLSSPKLRPGSCDAYSDSYSPCKNKLSLISSTASEVKLGRPSAYQQRSPSLKNLPGPVKSNRTLKDLSFDSECSFRTWDQQSAFR, from the exons ATGGCTAAGAGGAGCTGGTTCAATCTAATAAGGAGGTTTTTCACTCCAGACACACAGGGAAATCAAGAAAAG AAgaacaagagaagaaaatgggTTTTCTTTGGAAAGATGAAAGTGAAAAGCAGGCTACCACCCATTTCAGCACCATCACCACCAAGAGCAAGAACAACAACACTAACTCAGGCAGAGGAGCAGCAGAGCAAACGTGCTTTAAATGTTGCACTTGCcactgctgctgctgctgaaGCAGCCGTTGCTGCTGCTCATGCTGCAACTGAGGTTGTTTTGCTAACTGGTGTCCCTCAATCTACTCATCAATGCCgggaagaaacaaagaaagaacatTCAACCACCAAAGTACAAGCTGATACACTTCACTCCATTCATCAATGTGAGAAGAAAATCCAAGAATTTGCTGccattaaaattcaaactgCTTTTCGGGGTTTTCTT GCAAGGAAAGCGCTGCACGCACTGAAGGGGATAGTGAAGCTTCAAGCGATCATTCGAGGGCGAAACGTGAGACGCCAAGCAATGAATACTCTGAAATGCTTGCAGTCCATTGTAAATATCCAGTCACAGGTGTCTGCCAAGAGAATCCAAATGGTGGAAGGCACTTGCGACTCTGATGAAAATAAACAGTTTCAACAAATGAGCGACAAGATAATAAag ATGGACACAAACAGTCAAAGAAGATGGGACGGAAGCATTTTTACTAAGGAGGAAGCAGAAGCCTTGTTTCTTAGCAAGAAAGATGCTGCGATCAAGAGAGAAAGGATAAGAGAATACGCCTTCAATCACCGG AACTCAGCAGAATCTGAGAGGAACAAGGTGAATGGAAGGTGGAGGTACTGGCTGGAGCAATGGGTGGATACTCAAGTATCAAAAAGTAAGGAATTAGAAGATTTGGATACAGTTCTAACTTCAACACCAAAGCCAAGAGTGGAATATAGAGGGAAACAGCTTAAGCTGAGAGGCTTACAGAGACAGTATAACATTGAAGGACTAGATTCTCCGTTAGCAGCTCCAAAAAGATCGTTCCACAGAAAGCAATGCTCATTAGGGGAAGACAATTCCTTCTCCAGGTCTCCTATCGTTCCAACTTACATGGCTGCCACAGAATCCGCCAAGGCCAAAGCAAGATCATTGAGCTCACCAAAGCTAAGGCCTGGAAGTTGTGATGCATACTCTGATAGCTACTCCCCATGCAAGAACAAGCTGTCTTTGATATCATCTACTGCAAGTGAAGTTAAGCTCGGAAGACCAAGTGCTTACCAACAAAGGTCTCCAAGCTTGAAGAACCTTCCTGGTCCTGTAAAATCTAACCGGACACTGAAAGATCTCAGCTTTGATTCTGAGTGCTCATTCCGGACTTGGGATCAACAAAGTGCGTTCCGATGA
- the LOC8260718 gene encoding probable glycerol-3-phosphate dehydrogenase [NAD(+)] 1, cytosolic (The RefSeq protein has 1 substitution compared to this genomic sequence), with product MAKNTETESHNVHSNGSIHNQNSNGALEEKLDELRRLMGKSEGDPLRIVGVGAGAWGSVFTALLQDSYGHLRDKVLIRLWRRPGKSVDRATAEHLFEVINSREDVLRRLIRRCAYLKYVEARLGDRTLYADEILKDGFCLNMIDTPLCPLKVVTNLQEAVWDADIVINGLPSTETSEVFQQISRYWKERITVPVIISLAKGIEAELEPEPRIITPTQMINRATGVPMENILYLGGPNIASEIYNKEYANARICGAEKWRKPLAKFLRQPHFIVWDNSDLVTHEVMGGLKNVYAIGAGMVAALTNESATSKSVYFAHCTSEMIFITHLLAEEPERLAGPLLADTYVTLLKGRNAWYGQQLAKGGLNLDMGDSIKGEGMIQGVSAVKAFYELLSQSCLSVLHPEEKKPVAPVELCPILKMLYRILITREFPAQAILQALRDETMNDPRDRIEIAQSHVFYRASLLGKKP from the exons ATGGCTAAAAATACTGAAACAGAGAGTCACAATGTACATTCAAATGGATCAATTCATAATCAGAACTCGAATGGTGCTTTAGAAGAAAAGCTAGATGAGCTTCGACGTCTCATGGGCAAATCGGAAGGTGATCCTTTGAGGATTGTTGGCGTCGGTGCTGGTGCTTGGGGTAGTGTCTTTACTGCTTTGTTGCAAGATAGTTATGGTCACCTAAGAGATAAGGTTCTAATAAGGTTATGGAGAAGGCCTGGAAAATCAGTTGATAGAGCCACAGCTGAGCATTTGTTTGAAGTGATTAATTCCAGGGAAGACGTATTAAGGAGATTGATTAGGCGTTGTGCATACTTAAAGTATGTTGAAGCAAGATTAGGTGATAGGACCTTGTATGCAGATGAGATTTTGAAAGATGGCTTTTGCTTAAACATGATAGATACCCCACTTTGCCCTTTAAAGGTTGTAACCAATTTGCAGGAAGCGGTGTGGGATGCTGATATTGTTATTAATGGGTTGCCTTCCACTGAGACCAGTGAGGTGTTCCAGCAAATTAGTAGGTATTGGAAAGAGAGGATAACAGTACCAGTTATCATCTCTTTGGCAAAAGGCATAGAGGCTGAGTTGGAGCCTGAGCCTCGCATAATAACTCCCACTCAAATGATAAATCGAGCAA CTGGAGTCCCAATGGAGAACATCCTCTATCTTGGAGGACCTAACATCGCCTCGGAGATTTACAATAAGGAATATGCTAATGCCCGAATATGTGGCGCAGAAAAATGGAGGAAACCTTTGGCAAAGTTTTTGAGGCAACCCCATTTTATAGTGTGGGATAATAGTGATCTAGTTACTCATGAAGTCATGGGTGGATTAAAGAATGTATATGCAATTGGAGCTG GAATGGTAGCAGCTCTGACCAACGAGAGTGCAACAAGTAAATCAGTGTACTTTGCTCACTGTACATCAGAAATGATATTTATCACGCATTTGTTGGCAGAGGAACCTGAGAGACTTGCGGGTCCCCTTTTAGCTGACACTTATGTCACCTTATTGAAAGGCCGTAATGCATGGTACGGTCAGCAGTTGGCCAAAGGGGGGTTGAACCTTGATATGGGTGACAGCATCAAGGGCAAGGGGATGATTCAG GGTGTCTCTGCAGTGAAAGCATTCTATGAACTGCTGAGTCAGTCTTGCTTAAGTGTCCTACATCCTGAAGAAAAGAAGCCTGTAGCCCCTGTTGAACTTTGCCCCATATTGAAGATGCTATATAGAATACTCATAACGAG GGAGTTTCCGGCACAGGCTATTCTTCAAGCTTTAAGGGATGAAACGATGAATGACCCAAGAGATCGCATTGAGATTGCACAAAGCCATGTATTCTACAGAGCATCACTCCTGGGAAAGAAACCTTGA
- the LOC8260720 gene encoding transmembrane protein 53, giving the protein MGSFSANFQRPIAAAAAVAVASLAPDKLPSRKSNDSCSTSNRLDSSLSNSVQESSFSWVSHISVSKLTNLSFVTRIRVPVPNTNFLVSNSIQKFPPNLLGSFIASSSPFLNSYQSAELAKGPQPTAFTNKIPTSPPDVLYRWHLPEPDAIDVSGSSDCSSAKSRTVVVLLGWLGSKQKHLKKYAEWYTSRGFHVITFTFPMSEILSYQVGGKAEQDIDLLVNHLADWLEEEHGKNLVFHTFSNTGWLTYGVILEKFQQQDPSLMEKIKGCIVDSAPVAAPDPRVWASGFSAAFLKKNSVASKVHLNSRESSVEVSVGRKTFVEPKPAATEAALLVILEKFFGVVLNLPTVNRRLSDVLSLLSSGQPTCPQLYIYSSADRVIPARSVETFIEEQRKVGHEVRACNFVSTPHVDHFRNDPKLYGTQLSQFLDDCVLTCCKHA; this is encoded by the exons ATGGGTTCGTTCTCTGCAAACTTTCAACGACCAATAGCTGCAGCTGCTGCCGTTGCTGTAGCTTCTCTTGCTCCTGATAAACTCCCGTCTCGTAAATCTAACGATTCTTGTTCAACCTCTAACCGATTAGATTCTTCATTATCTAACTCGGTGCAAGAATCGAGCTTTTCATGGGTTTCTCATATATCAGTTTCTAAGCTAACCAACTTGTCATTTGTGACTAGGATTCGTGTACCTGTCCCTAACACTAACTTCTTGGTCTCGAATTCAATTCAGAAATTTCCCCCCAATTTATTAGGTTCTtttattgcttcttcttctccttttcttaaTTCATACCAGTCTGCAGAGTTGGCAAAAGGGCCTCAACCAACTGCATTTACAAACAAAATCCCTACTTCCCCTCCTGATGTACTGTATAGATGGCATTTGCCTGAGCCAGATGCTATTGATGTTTCTGGCTCTTCCGATTGCTCCTCGGCTAAGTCTAGGACAGTTGTAGTTTTGTTGGGATGGTTAGGATCAAAGCAGAAGCATCTTAAGAAATACGCAGAGTGGTATACCTCCAGGGGATTTCATGtcattacttttacttttccGATGTCTGAGATTCTTAGTTACCAAGTTGGCGGGAAGGCTGAACAGGACATAGACTTGCTTGTGAACCATTTGGCTGATTGGCTGGAAGAGGAGCATGGAAAAAACCTGGTTTTCCATACTTTTAGCAATACTGGATGGTTAAC ATATGGAGTTATACTGGAGAAGTTTCAGCAGCAGGATCCCTCTTTAATGGAAAAAATTAAGGGTTGTATTGTTGATTCTGCACCAGTTGCAGCCCCTGATCCTCGG GTCTGGGCTTCGGGTTTCTCAGCAgcttttctaaaaaagaacAGTGTCGCTTCAAAAGTACATTTGAACTCAAGAGAGTCAAGTGTGGAGGTATCAGTTGGCAGAAAAACATTTGTAGAGCCCAAACCTGCAGCAACTGAAGCAGCTTTATTGGTGATTCTGGAGAAGTTTTTTGGCGTGGTTTTGAATCTTCCTACTGTGAACAG GAGGCTCTCAGATGTGCTGAGTTTATTATCATCAGGACAACCAACCTGTCCACAGCTGTATATTTATAGCTCTGCAGATAGGGTCATCCCTGCAAGGTCTGTGGAAACATTTATAGAGGAGCAGAGAAAAGTAGGGCATGAGGTCAGGGCTTGCAACTTTGTATCCACACCTCATGTTGATCATTTTAGAAATGATCCGAAACTGTACGGCACTCAGCTTAGCCAGTTTCTGGATGACTGTGTGCTTACTTGTTGCAAACATGCTTAA
- the LOC8260721 gene encoding F-box/LRR-repeat protein 4, with translation MASSICINETLTDDELRSILSKLESDKDKEIFGLVCKRWLRLQSTERKKLAARAGPHMLQKMAARFSRLIELDLSQSVSRSFYPGVTDSDLSVISHGFQYLRVLNLQNCKGITDNGMRSIGCGLSSLQSLDVSYCRKLTDKGLSAVAGGCRDLRILHLAGCRFITDEVLKALSTSCSNLQELGLQGCTNITDSGVKDLVSGCKQIQFLDINKCSNIGDVGISNLSKACSSCLKTLKLLDCYKVGDESLSSLAKFCNNLETLIIGGCRDISDQSVKLLASACTNSLKNLRMDWCLNISDSSLSCILTECRNLEALDIGCCEEVTDAAFQVLGTVENKLKLKVLKISNCPKITVTGIGRLLEKCNVLEYLDVRSCPHVTKSGCEEAGLQFPECCKVNYTGSLNEPDVLI, from the exons ATGGCTTCTTCAATTTGCATAAACGAGACATTGACAGATGATGAGCTGCGATCCATTTTGTCAAAGCTGGAGAGTGATAAGGATAAAGAGATATTTGGGTTGGTGTGCAAGAGATGGCTTCGCTTGCAGAGTACTGAAAGGAAGAAACTTGCTGCTCGTGCTGGTCCACACATGCTTCAAAAGATGGCTGCAAGGTTCTCTCGCTTGATTGAATTGGACCTCTCTCAGTCTGTTTCTAGGTCCTTTTATCCTGGTGTCACTGATTCTGATCTCTCTGTTATTTCTCATGGCTTTCAATATTTGAGGGTCCTCAATTTGCAGAATTGTAAAG GAATAACTGATAACGGAATGCGGTCCATTGGATGTGGTCTTTCTTCTCTCCAGTCCTTGGACGTATCCTATTGCAGAAAGCTAACAGACAAGGGGTTGTCAGCTGTTGCTGGGGGTTGTAGAGATTTGCGGATCTTACATCTTGCTGGATGCAGATTTATTACGGATGAAGTTTTAAAAGCTCTTTCTACTAGCTGTTCTAATCTACAAGAGTTGGGCCTGCAAGGATGCACCAACATAACTGACTCTGGGGTCAAAGATCTTGTCAGTGGTTGTAAGCAGATCCAATTCCTAGACATCAATAAATGCAGCAACATTGGGGATGTTGGGATTTCCAATCTTTCCAAGGCTTGTTCATCTTGCCTCAAGACATTGAAGTTGCTGGATTGCTACAAAGTTGGGGATGAATCTTTATCATCCTTAGCAAAATTTTGCAATAATCTTGAAACCCTTATTATTGGTGGCTGTCGAGACATCTCTGATCAGTCTGTAAAATTGTTGGCCTCAGCATGTACTAACAGTTTGAAGAATTTGCGTATGGACTGGTGTTTGAATATCTCCGACTCTTCCTTAAGTTGCATCCTCACTGAGTGCAGAAATCTAGAGGCTCTTGACATTGGATGCTGTGAGGAGGTTACCGATGCTGCTTTTCAAGTTTTAGGAACTGTGGAAAACAAATTGAAGTTAAAGGTTTTGAAGATCAGTAACTGTCCAAAGATAACAGTGACTGGGATAGGGAGGCTTTTAGAGAAGTGCAATGTTTTAGAATACCTTGACGTGAGGTCCTGCCCGCATGTTACAAAGTCAGGTTGCGAGGAGGCTGGTTTGCAGTTTCCTGAATGTTGTAAAGTAAATTACACAGGAAGCTTAAATGAGCCAGATGTTCTAATTTGA
- the LOC8260722 gene encoding GEM-like protein 4, with translation MKKSIQEQVIGIPITSAASQVQKTPRLFLENTSQSYVPTPANKSLAVKQDKIDSVLKRMNKLGKKADKFAHGIREHVKLGTKITETLKGKLSLGARILQVGGVKKIYRQLFNVKEGERLLKACQCYLSTTAGPIAGLLFISSDKLAFCSERSIKLSSPEGKMVRIHYKVVIPLKKIKIANQSENVKKPSQKFIEIVTVDDFDFWFMGFLNYQKAFRCLQQATSQSWMSETTSHPNMF, from the exons ATGAAGAAATCAATTCAGGAACAAGTTATTGGAATTCCAATCACTTCAGCAGCAAGCCAAGTGCAGAAAACTCCTAGACTTTTCCTTGAAAATACTAGCCAAAGCTATGTTCCAACTCCTGCAAATAAGTCTCTTGCAGTGAAGCAAG ATAAAATAGATTCAGTGCTTAAAAGGATGAATAAGTTAGGGAAAAAAGCTGACAAATTTGCACATGGAATCCGCGAGCATG TGAAACTGGGGACCAAAATCACTGAAACGCTGAAGGGAAAGTTGAGCTTGGGAGCAAGAATTCTTCAAGTGGGAGGAGTGAAGAAAATTTATCGGCAGTTATTTAATGTTAAAGAAGGAGAGAGATTGTTGAAAGCTTGCCAATGTTATTTGTCAACAACAGCTGGTCCTATTGCAGGACTTCTCTTTATCTCGAGTGACAAGCTTGCCTTCTGTAGTGAGAGATCAATTAAATTGTCTTCTCCAGAAGGAAAAATGGTCAGAATCCATTACAAg GTGGTGATCCcactaaaaaagataaagattgCAAATCAAAGTGAAAATGTGAAGAAGCCATCACAGAAGTTCATAGAAATAGTGACTGTTGATGACTTTGATTTCTGGTTTATGGGTTTCTTAAATTATCAGAAAGCTTTCAGGTGCCTTCAGCAAGCAACATCTCAATCTTGGATGTCTGAAACCACAAGTCACCCAAATATGTTTTGA